Proteins co-encoded in one Gouania willdenowi chromosome 1, fGouWil2.1, whole genome shotgun sequence genomic window:
- the stra6l gene encoding STRA6-like, with amino-acid sequence MESLFPQDSTVEDCQNGISVDMFLHLSLIPAILITGVLSYLQKRIQRQAIDHRLPFLQGRFGIVVPLDTIGGLSNRWSYGFAFGAVSSSVLLLFSEEYIPFTFPNWARAIVYLVGALEIGLVYFPFFACLSTPFRMTGAVLGILYSLSWIIITVWDAFTCPDGKILGKYQKVIIQWPCILSLIFLLGRFIYILTKAIRIHLELEQEDCEELTEQHQMEHVKRLLRKTPKDNSKKLNWFQQRVYEWDPYFKFPNRIIGTAIISIIGLYTMTLADYALSGVVFEQANMWKNALERVVASCNQTEPLGAFIPQLEELIYVAKKSWLATTIFASLNSVAYTLHVLACYRKHLRRLWKGQKGFLPERFHNPRASVSVASIARYSGWQIAFTLWGYLIVHFVHFVFALLFVYALVLPIRHGRALNLLSNLGIILLTIGLVIGLVILQVVLVQIFFLQNKMSPTDKHKPLALNNRKAFHCFNYFFFFYNVVLGISTCIVRLLLSVVVGTWLVSRIDRTIMQRGYENMDAGYSTWVGMIFADHYHNNPVMVCFCQILVSNSLDRQSASVYSTFNNAVPDSRVNNRARRHWALLYTLLRNPRLLLLRKQHLAKLSSSSSSPTPDTVMRAWVMTSQVQNLNQQPESATPAGSDSNVLN; translated from the exons TTTTCCTCAGGATTCCACTGTTGAGGACTGTCAGAATGGGATCTCTGTGGACATGTTCCTACACCTGTCGCTGATACCAGCT ATTCTGATAACAGGTGTCCtgtcctatttacaaaagaggaTCCAGAGACAAGCCATCGACCACAGACTTCCCTTTCTGCAGGGACGTTTCGGAATTGTGGT GCCTTTGGATACGATCGGCGGCCTTAGTAACCGATGGTCTTATGGTTTTGCTTTCGGAGCTGTATCGAGCAGCGTCCTGCTGCTCTTTTCTGAGGAATACATTCCATTCACCTTTCCCAACTGGGCTAGAG CTATAGTGTACCTTGTAGGAGCTTTAGAAATTGGACTGGTGTATTTCCCTTTCTTCGCTTGTCTCTCGACGCCATTCAGAATGACTGGAGCAGTTTTGGGAATTCTCTACTCCTTATCCTG GATCATCATCACAGTCTGGGATGCATTCACATGCCCCGATGGAAAG ATTTTGGGTAAATACCAGAAAGTGATCATCCAGTGGCCCTGCATCCTTTCCCTCATCTTCCTCCTGGGCCGCTTTATTTACATTCTGACTAAAGCCATTCGTATTCATCTGGAACTGGAACAAGAG GATTGTGAAGAGCTGACTGAGCAACACCAAATGGAGCATGTTAAGAGATTACTAAGAAAAACACCCAAAGATAATAG TAAAAAGCTCAACTGGTTCCAGCAAAGAGTCTACGAGTGGGATCCCTACTTCAAGTTTCCCAACAGAATCATTGGCACTGCCATTATATCCATCATAGGATTGTATACG ATGACGCTGGCTGACTACGCTCTAAGCGGCGTCGTCTTTGAACAAGCAAACATGTGGAAGAATGCACTGGAACGTGTGGTTGCCTCCTGTAACCAGACAGAACCTCTGGGAGCTTTTATACCACAGCTGGAAGAATTAATCTACGTGGCCAAAA AGTCCTGGTTAGCGACGACCATCTTTGCCAGTCTCAACTCTGTTGCCTACACCCTCCATGTCCTGGCATGTTACAG AAAACACCTGAGGAGGCTGTGGAAAGGACAAAagggttttcttccagaaagaTTTCACAATCCTCGCGCCTCTGTCAGCGTG GCCTCAATTGCAAGATACTCGGGCTGGCAGATAGCATTCACACTCTGGG GTTACTTGATTGTCCATTTCGTCCACTTTGTGTTTGCTCTGCTGTTTGTCTACGCACTCGTTCTTCCCATACGACATGGAAGAGCGTTGAACCTGCTTTCAAACCTGGGAATTATACT TTTGACCATCGGGCTGGTGATTGGTTTGGTCATCCTCCAGGTGGTTCTGGTTCAGATCTTCTTCTTGCAGAACAAAATGTCTCCCACAGATAAACACAAACCTCTGGCTCTCAACAACAG GAAGGCATTCCACTGCTTCAActacttcttctttttctatAACGTGGTGTTGGGGATCAGCACCTGTATAGTCAGACTGTTGTTGAGTGTTGTGGTGGGAACATGGCTGGTGTCCCGCATCGATCGGACCATCATGCAGAGGGGATATGAAAACATGGACGCAG GCTACAGCACATGGGTCGGGATGATCTTTGCTGATCACTATCACAACAACCCAGTCATGGTGTGTTTCTGTCAGATCCTCGTGTCCAACTCACTGGACAGACAAAGTGCATCGGTTTATTCCACATTCAACAATGCAGTTCCAG actCTCGTGTAAATAATCGAGCCAGGAGGCACTGGGCGCTGCTCTACACTTTACTGAGGAACCCTCGTTTATTACTATTAAGAAAGCAACACCTAGCTAAactttcatcatcatcttcatccccTACACCCGACACAGTGATGCGCGCCTGGGTCATGACTTCTCAAGTCCAGAACCTCAACCAACAACCGGAATCAGCAACACCAGCAGGAAGTGACTCGAATGTTCTAAACTGA